A window of the Pirellulales bacterium genome harbors these coding sequences:
- a CDS encoding BON domain-containing protein, with amino-acid sequence MATTQRALSEVLPLAQSALSESPIFDLRDLTVEEGEEALVLRGRVSSYYHKQMAQEIVRAVSGREIDVINSIAVR; translated from the coding sequence TTGGCCACAACACAACGTGCACTCAGTGAAGTGCTGCCACTGGCGCAATCCGCGCTTTCCGAGAGTCCGATCTTCGACCTTCGCGATCTGACCGTCGAAGAAGGTGAAGAAGCGCTCGTCCTGCGCGGCCGCGTGTCGAGTTACTATCACAAGCAGATGGCGCAAGAGATCGTTCGCGCCGTCTCCGGTCGTGAAATCGACGTGATCAACTCGATCGCCGTGCGCTAA
- a CDS encoding glycosyltransferase family 4 protein produces MRVGLVIRQFNPQRGGAERWTCELAERAIAAGYEVHVVAQSFGPAARALPVVPHVVPRTHSPYAFATAIDETLRELDLDLVHDMGFGWNFDILQPHFGAARAQFDRKLLSMPPWKRTVRRVAQSLSLRAHQSERLHWRQYADHRRWVIAVSKLVARDLERTLGWPMERTRLIYNGVDLQRFAPANRELHRDAVRKRLKIRPEELLVLFVAHNATLKGLPTLIRAVGQLRQANKPVRLVTIGGDDARKYARAARDQGAEDAIACLGAIEDTAPFYAAADVFALPTWYDSCSLVVLEALASGVPVITSSHNGASELLTEGRDGFVIDDPGDWQQLAAHLTTLLDPTTRQQMGMAARHLAERQPVEANYRQVMALWQQIAGRMRRAA; encoded by the coding sequence ATGAGAGTCGGACTGGTCATTCGTCAATTCAACCCGCAACGCGGCGGCGCCGAACGCTGGACCTGCGAATTGGCCGAGCGCGCGATCGCCGCCGGCTATGAAGTACACGTGGTGGCGCAGAGCTTTGGGCCAGCCGCAAGAGCCTTGCCCGTGGTGCCGCATGTGGTACCGCGAACGCACTCTCCGTATGCGTTCGCAACGGCTATTGATGAGACCCTGCGCGAGCTGGATTTGGACCTGGTACATGACATGGGGTTTGGCTGGAATTTCGATATTCTGCAGCCGCACTTTGGCGCCGCCCGGGCGCAGTTCGACCGCAAGCTGCTATCGATGCCCCCCTGGAAGCGCACAGTGCGGCGCGTTGCACAGTCTCTGTCGCTACGAGCACACCAGAGCGAGCGACTTCACTGGCGCCAATACGCGGATCATCGCCGCTGGGTAATCGCCGTGTCCAAGCTGGTGGCCCGCGATTTGGAGCGCACGCTCGGCTGGCCGATGGAACGGACGCGATTGATCTACAACGGCGTCGATTTGCAACGGTTTGCTCCGGCGAACCGGGAGCTGCACCGTGATGCGGTGCGGAAACGACTGAAAATCCGCCCGGAGGAGCTGCTGGTGCTGTTTGTCGCCCACAATGCGACGCTGAAGGGCTTGCCGACCTTGATTCGCGCCGTCGGCCAATTGCGTCAGGCAAACAAGCCGGTACGACTGGTCACGATCGGCGGAGACGACGCCCGCAAGTACGCCAGGGCGGCTCGCGATCAAGGCGCCGAAGATGCGATCGCGTGTCTGGGAGCGATCGAGGATACGGCGCCGTTTTATGCGGCCGCTGACGTGTTTGCGCTACCGACCTGGTACGACTCGTGCAGCCTGGTGGTGCTGGAAGCGTTGGCCAGCGGCGTGCCGGTGATTACATCGAGCCATAACGGCGCAAGCGAATTGCTCACCGAAGGACGCGACGGATTCGTGATCGACGATCCAGGCGACTGGCAGCAATTGGCCGCGCATTTAACGACCTTGCTCGATCCGACGACGCGACAGCAGATGGGAATGGCCGCACGGCACCTGGCAGAGCGGCAGCCGGTGGAGGCCAACTATCGCCAGGTGATGGCACTTTGGCAACAGATCGCCGGCCGGATGCGCCGCGCCGCATAA